In Acropora muricata isolate sample 2 chromosome 11, ASM3666990v1, whole genome shotgun sequence, one DNA window encodes the following:
- the LOC136890075 gene encoding uncharacterized protein, whose translation MKFIMWVTFAFFCTPGFSGSKAAGISEQTGKDPQKRSLVTVLCTAQCYLKYFAGQAAPTGLDISNPPAMSCICQKDRQKVPKDCFATYFDNNAGIAAYSAYTITASNAILMGTYSRPGISWKTTPGVANQGTDALYKGSSKPGIDKGHLNPSLINSYDEDYQIATFTYTNAVPQFKSHNRRSWKNFEGKIANYVKHKCGKAGGNMHLITGTSNYLFDSAKGQQVTGATIEKFPNVNGIVRPNSLWTAGCCVVPGASTQWPQSIAVWGNNHKIDAETEVMSLTDLEQLLVTSTSPADLFPAFPGCRTNSYLSLDQLSSVLQ comes from the exons ACCCGCAAAAGAGAAGCCTGGTCACCGTGCTTTGCACAGCCCAATGCTACTTGAAGTACTTCGCAGGACAAGCCGCTCCAACAGGTCTTGATATAAGCAATCCTCCAGCAATGAGTTGCATTTGCCAAAAGGATAGGCAGAAAGTTCCGAAAGACTGTTTTGCGACTTACTTTGATAATAATGCAGGAATTGCAGCTTACTCCGCGTACACCATAACGGCTTCTAATGCTATACTGATGGGAACATATTCGAGACCAGGGATTTCTTGGAAGACCACTCCAG GGGTAGCAAATCAGGGCACCGACGCTTTGTATAAAGGAAGTAGTAAACCTGGAATAGACAAAGGCCACTTGAATCCAAGCCTTATCAACTCGTATGACGAAGATTACCAAATCGCAACTTTCACGTACACCAACGCGGTACCGCAGTTCAAAAGTCACAACCGTCGTAGTTGGAAGAATTTTGAAGGCAAAATAGCCAACTACGTCAAGCACAAATGTGGAAAGGCTGGGGGAAACATGCATCTAATCACTGGCACTTCGAACTATCTTTTTGATAGTGCAAAAGGACAGCAAGTCACGGGAGCAACG ATTGAAAAGTTTCCCAATGTAAATGGCATTGTGCGCCCAAATTCCTTGTGGACAGCTGGCTGCTGCGTGGTACCCGGGGCGAGTACCCAGTGGCCCCAGTCTATTGCAGTCTGGGGAAACAACCACAAGATTGATGCTGAAACAGAGGTTATGTCATTGACCGATTTAGAGCAATTGCTGGTTACCAGTACAAGCCCTGCAGATCTTTTTCCGGCCTTTCCAGGTTGCAGAACAAACTCTTATCTTAGTTTGGATCAACTTAGCTCTGTTCTTCAATGA